The following are from one region of the Coffea eugenioides isolate CCC68of chromosome 2, Ceug_1.0, whole genome shotgun sequence genome:
- the LOC113764096 gene encoding mitogen-activated protein kinase kinase kinase YODA isoform X1 gives MPSWWGKSSSKEAKKKPARESIIDTLHRKLKFPSESKSTGRSGGSRRRSSDTFSEKGSQSRAESRSPSPSKHVSRCQSFAERPQAQPLPLPGLRPASVLRTESGISSSGKPKVEKSSKPSSFLPLPRPACIRHITDSAELDGELVIASISSECSIESDDQTDSRQRSPLESDYELGSRTATGSPSSMIIKDQSPVAQKSPRGSPGAVDLLTHKSVLSSPPKRRPLNSHVPNLHVPCHGAFCSAPDSSMSSPSRSPMRAFGNDQVTGSGFWLGKPYPDLPLLGSGHCSSPGSGQNSGHNSMGGDMSGQLFWQPSRGSPEYSPIPSPRKTSPGPSSRIHSGAVTPIHPRAGGGAHESQTNRSDDGKQQSHRLPLPPVTISNSSPFSHSNSAATSPSVPRSPGRAENLASPGSRWKKGKLLGRGTFGHVYVGFNSESGEMCAMKEVTLFSDDAKSKESAKQLGQEIIMLSRLRHSNIVQYYGSETVGDKLYIYLEYVSGGSIFKLLQEYGQFGESAIRSYTQQILSGLAYLHTKNTVHRDIKGANILVDPNGRVKLADFGMAKHITGQSCPLSFKGSPYWMAPELLIQVIKNSNGCNLAVDIWSLGCTVLEMATAKPPWSQYEGVAAMFKIGNSKELPAIPDDLSEEGKDFVRQCLQRNPLHRPTAAQLLDHPFVKNAAPLDKPLASTDPTSVVANGVKSPGIEHGRNLPTSESERLAIHSSRVSKSYFHSSDIHIQRNISCPVSPIGSPLLHPRSPPHLNGRMSPSPISSPRTTSGSSTPLSGGAGALPFQHLNQSTYLQEGFGSVPKTPQSPYINGPLYWDSDMFRGMQAGSAFRDLTSSENDALSKQFGRPVFGELHDGQSVLADRVSQQLLGDPVKLNPSLDLNSRSRLTGRTNGV, from the exons ATGCCTTCATGGTGGGGGAAGTCATCATCAAAAGAAGCAAAGAAAAAACCAGCAAGAGAAAGCATTATTGACACATTACACCGGAAGCTTAAGTTTCCATCTGAAAGTAAATCTACTGGTAGATCAGGAGGGTCTAGAAGACGGAGCAGTGACACATTTTCTGAAAAAGGGTCTCAGTCCAGAGCGGAATCAAGGTCACCATCACCTTCAAAGCATGTATCAAGATGCCAGAGTTTTGCCGAAAGGCCTCAAGCCCAACCACTTCCCCTACCAGGTCTGCGACCTGCAAGTGTACTGCGCACTGAGTCAGGAATCAGTTCTTCAGGAAAGCCAAAAGTGGAAAAGAGCTCCAAGCCATCATCATTTCTTCCACTTCCAAGGCCTGCCTGCATACGGCATATAACAGATTCTGCAGAGTTAGATGGAGAACTGGTCATTGCTTCTATTTCTAGTGAATGCTCCATTGAGAGTGATGATCAAACAGACTCACGCCAGCGTAGTCCTCTGGAATCTGACTATGAGCTTGGAAGCAGAACTGCCACTGGCAGCCCCTCAAG CATGATTATTAAGGATCAGTCTCCAGTAGCACAGAAAAGCCCAAGAGGATCACCTGGAGCAGTTGATCTTTTGACTCATAAAAGTGTGTTGTCTTCACCGCCTAAAAGAAGACCTCTTAATAGTCATGTCCCCAATCTGCACGTTCCCTGTCATGGTGCCTTTTGCAGTGCTCCAGATAGTTCAATGTCAAGTCCTTCTAGAAGTCCAATGAGAGCTTTCGGTAATGACCAAGTTACAGGTTCTGGATTCTGGCTTGGAAAGCCCTATCCAGACCTTCCGTTACTTGGATCTGGCCACTGTTCGAGTCCGGGCTCAGGTCAGAATTCTGGACATAATTCAATGGGAGGTGATATGTCTGGGCAACTATTTTGGCAGCCTAGTAGGGGCAGCCCTGAGTACTCTCCAATTCCTAGTCCCAGAAAGACAAGTCCTGGTCCTAGTTCCAGAATTCATAGTGGAGCCGTCACCCCAATTCATCCAAGAGCTGGAGGGGGAGCACATGAATCACAGACAAACAGGAGCGATGATGGGAAACAACAAAGTCACCGTTTGCCACTTCCTCCTGTGACAATTTCCAACTCTTCACctttttctcattcaaattCAGCTGCAACATCTCCCTCAGTACCACGTAGTCCAGGCCGAGCAGAAAATCTTGCAAGCCCTGGCTCACGCTGGAAAAAAGGAAAGTTGTTGGGGAGAGGCACTTTTGGACATGTTTATGTTGGTTTTAACAG TGAAAGTGGTGAAATGTGTGCAATGAAGGAGGTCACATTGTTCTCAGATGATGCAAAGTCCAAGGAAAGTGCAAAGCAATTGGGACAA GAGATTATTATGCTGAGCCGTCTGAGGCATTCAAATATTGTACAGTATTATGGGTCTGAAACG GTTGGTGATaagctatatatatatttggaatATGTATCTGGTGGTTCCATCTTCAAGCTTTTACAAGAATATGGACAATTTGGAGAATCAGCTATACGCAGTTACACACAACAAATTTTGTCTGGTCTTGCATATTTACATACAAAAAATACTGTCCACAG AGATATTAAAGGGGCAAATATCCTTGTGGACCCGAATGGTCGTGTTAAGTTGGCAGACTTTGGTATGGCAAAGCAT ATTACAGGGCAATCATGTCCATTATCTTTTAAGGGAAGCCCATACTGGATGGCACCTGAG CTGCTCATTCAGGTTATAAAAAATTCGAATGGTTGTAATCTTGCTGTTGACATCTGGAGTCTTGGATGTACAGTCTTGGAAATGGCTACTGCTAAGCCACCTTGGAGCCAGTATGAAGGG GTTGCTGCCATGTtcaaaattgggaatagtaAAGAACTTCCTGCAATTCCTGATGACCTCTCAGAGGAAGGAAAGGACTTTGTGAGGCAGTGTTTGCAGCGGAATCCACTTCATCGTCCTACAGCTGCTCAGCTTTTGGATCACCCATTTGTGAAAAATGCTGCTCCTTTGGATAAACCTCTTGCATCTACTGATCCAACATCTGTGGTTGCCAATGGTGTAAAGTCTCCG GGGATTGAACATGGTAGAAATCTCCCAACATCAGAATCAGAAAGGCTTGCTATACACTCTTCCAGAGTATCAAAATCCTATTTCCATTCCAG TGACATCCACATCCAAAGGAATATATCTTGCCCAGTCTCTCCAATTGGAAGCCCTCTGTTACATCCAAGGTCACCTCCACACCTAAATGGGAGGATGTCTCCTTCACCTATATCAAGCCCTCGGACCACATCGGGCTCATCAACACCACTATCAGGGGGTGCTGGTGCTCTCCCTTTTCAACATCTTAATCAGTCAACGTACCTGCAAGAAGGTTTTGGAAGTGTTCCTAAGACTCCACAAAGTCCCTACATCAATGGCCCCTTGTATTGGGATTCTGATATGTTTCGGGGAATGCAGGCTGGATCTGCTTTTCGGGATCTTACATCTAGTGAAAATGATGCTCTGTCAAAGCAGTTTGGAAGGCCTGTTTTTGGAGAACTTCATGATGGACAGTCAGTATTAGCAGATCGTGTGTCTCAGCAGTTGTTAGGGGATCCAGTGAAATTGAATCCATCTTTGGATCTTAACTCACGATCCCGGTTGACCGGCCGCACAAATGGAGTAtaa
- the LOC113764096 gene encoding mitogen-activated protein kinase kinase kinase YODA isoform X2, which produces MPSWWGKSSSKEAKKKPARESIIDTLHRKLKFPSESKSTGRSGGSRRRSSDTFSEKGSQSRAESRSPSPSKHVSRCQSFAERPQAQPLPLPGLRPASVLRTESGISSSGKPKVEKSSKPSSFLPLPRPACIRHITDSAELDGELVIASISSECSIESDDQTDSRQRSPLESDYELGSRTATGSPSSMIIKDQSPVAQKSPRGSPGAVDLLTHKSVLSSPPKRRPLNSHVPNLHVPCHGAFCSAPDSSMSSPSRSPMRAFGNDQVTGSGFWLGKPYPDLPLLGSGHCSSPGSGQNSGHNSMGGDMSGQLFWQPSRGSPEYSPIPSPRKTSPGPSSRIHSGAVTPIHPRAGGGAHESQTNRSDDGKQQSHRLPLPPVTISNSSPFSHSNSAATSPSVPRSPGRAENLASPGSRWKKGKLLGRGTFGHVYVGFNSESGEMCAMKEVTLFSDDAKSKESAKQLGQEIIMLSRLRHSNIVQYYGSETVGDKLYIYLEYVSGGSIFKLLQEYGQFGESAIRSYTQQILSGLAYLHTKNTVHRDIKGANILVDPNGRVKLADFGMAKHITGQSCPLSFKGSPYWMAPEVIKNSNGCNLAVDIWSLGCTVLEMATAKPPWSQYEGVAAMFKIGNSKELPAIPDDLSEEGKDFVRQCLQRNPLHRPTAAQLLDHPFVKNAAPLDKPLASTDPTSVVANGVKSPGIEHGRNLPTSESERLAIHSSRVSKSYFHSSDIHIQRNISCPVSPIGSPLLHPRSPPHLNGRMSPSPISSPRTTSGSSTPLSGGAGALPFQHLNQSTYLQEGFGSVPKTPQSPYINGPLYWDSDMFRGMQAGSAFRDLTSSENDALSKQFGRPVFGELHDGQSVLADRVSQQLLGDPVKLNPSLDLNSRSRLTGRTNGV; this is translated from the exons ATGCCTTCATGGTGGGGGAAGTCATCATCAAAAGAAGCAAAGAAAAAACCAGCAAGAGAAAGCATTATTGACACATTACACCGGAAGCTTAAGTTTCCATCTGAAAGTAAATCTACTGGTAGATCAGGAGGGTCTAGAAGACGGAGCAGTGACACATTTTCTGAAAAAGGGTCTCAGTCCAGAGCGGAATCAAGGTCACCATCACCTTCAAAGCATGTATCAAGATGCCAGAGTTTTGCCGAAAGGCCTCAAGCCCAACCACTTCCCCTACCAGGTCTGCGACCTGCAAGTGTACTGCGCACTGAGTCAGGAATCAGTTCTTCAGGAAAGCCAAAAGTGGAAAAGAGCTCCAAGCCATCATCATTTCTTCCACTTCCAAGGCCTGCCTGCATACGGCATATAACAGATTCTGCAGAGTTAGATGGAGAACTGGTCATTGCTTCTATTTCTAGTGAATGCTCCATTGAGAGTGATGATCAAACAGACTCACGCCAGCGTAGTCCTCTGGAATCTGACTATGAGCTTGGAAGCAGAACTGCCACTGGCAGCCCCTCAAG CATGATTATTAAGGATCAGTCTCCAGTAGCACAGAAAAGCCCAAGAGGATCACCTGGAGCAGTTGATCTTTTGACTCATAAAAGTGTGTTGTCTTCACCGCCTAAAAGAAGACCTCTTAATAGTCATGTCCCCAATCTGCACGTTCCCTGTCATGGTGCCTTTTGCAGTGCTCCAGATAGTTCAATGTCAAGTCCTTCTAGAAGTCCAATGAGAGCTTTCGGTAATGACCAAGTTACAGGTTCTGGATTCTGGCTTGGAAAGCCCTATCCAGACCTTCCGTTACTTGGATCTGGCCACTGTTCGAGTCCGGGCTCAGGTCAGAATTCTGGACATAATTCAATGGGAGGTGATATGTCTGGGCAACTATTTTGGCAGCCTAGTAGGGGCAGCCCTGAGTACTCTCCAATTCCTAGTCCCAGAAAGACAAGTCCTGGTCCTAGTTCCAGAATTCATAGTGGAGCCGTCACCCCAATTCATCCAAGAGCTGGAGGGGGAGCACATGAATCACAGACAAACAGGAGCGATGATGGGAAACAACAAAGTCACCGTTTGCCACTTCCTCCTGTGACAATTTCCAACTCTTCACctttttctcattcaaattCAGCTGCAACATCTCCCTCAGTACCACGTAGTCCAGGCCGAGCAGAAAATCTTGCAAGCCCTGGCTCACGCTGGAAAAAAGGAAAGTTGTTGGGGAGAGGCACTTTTGGACATGTTTATGTTGGTTTTAACAG TGAAAGTGGTGAAATGTGTGCAATGAAGGAGGTCACATTGTTCTCAGATGATGCAAAGTCCAAGGAAAGTGCAAAGCAATTGGGACAA GAGATTATTATGCTGAGCCGTCTGAGGCATTCAAATATTGTACAGTATTATGGGTCTGAAACG GTTGGTGATaagctatatatatatttggaatATGTATCTGGTGGTTCCATCTTCAAGCTTTTACAAGAATATGGACAATTTGGAGAATCAGCTATACGCAGTTACACACAACAAATTTTGTCTGGTCTTGCATATTTACATACAAAAAATACTGTCCACAG AGATATTAAAGGGGCAAATATCCTTGTGGACCCGAATGGTCGTGTTAAGTTGGCAGACTTTGGTATGGCAAAGCAT ATTACAGGGCAATCATGTCCATTATCTTTTAAGGGAAGCCCATACTGGATGGCACCTGAG GTTATAAAAAATTCGAATGGTTGTAATCTTGCTGTTGACATCTGGAGTCTTGGATGTACAGTCTTGGAAATGGCTACTGCTAAGCCACCTTGGAGCCAGTATGAAGGG GTTGCTGCCATGTtcaaaattgggaatagtaAAGAACTTCCTGCAATTCCTGATGACCTCTCAGAGGAAGGAAAGGACTTTGTGAGGCAGTGTTTGCAGCGGAATCCACTTCATCGTCCTACAGCTGCTCAGCTTTTGGATCACCCATTTGTGAAAAATGCTGCTCCTTTGGATAAACCTCTTGCATCTACTGATCCAACATCTGTGGTTGCCAATGGTGTAAAGTCTCCG GGGATTGAACATGGTAGAAATCTCCCAACATCAGAATCAGAAAGGCTTGCTATACACTCTTCCAGAGTATCAAAATCCTATTTCCATTCCAG TGACATCCACATCCAAAGGAATATATCTTGCCCAGTCTCTCCAATTGGAAGCCCTCTGTTACATCCAAGGTCACCTCCACACCTAAATGGGAGGATGTCTCCTTCACCTATATCAAGCCCTCGGACCACATCGGGCTCATCAACACCACTATCAGGGGGTGCTGGTGCTCTCCCTTTTCAACATCTTAATCAGTCAACGTACCTGCAAGAAGGTTTTGGAAGTGTTCCTAAGACTCCACAAAGTCCCTACATCAATGGCCCCTTGTATTGGGATTCTGATATGTTTCGGGGAATGCAGGCTGGATCTGCTTTTCGGGATCTTACATCTAGTGAAAATGATGCTCTGTCAAAGCAGTTTGGAAGGCCTGTTTTTGGAGAACTTCATGATGGACAGTCAGTATTAGCAGATCGTGTGTCTCAGCAGTTGTTAGGGGATCCAGTGAAATTGAATCCATCTTTGGATCTTAACTCACGATCCCGGTTGACCGGCCGCACAAATGGAGTAtaa